Within Campylobacterota bacterium, the genomic segment ATTTTGCTGTTTAATTCGCAGGTGGTTCCGGTCGGGAAAGACCAGATCCAGCACGTCGAGATCGCCCGCGACATCGCGCTGAAATTCAACAACGAGTACGGCGAGATTTTCGTCCTTCCCGAATTCAAGGTGGACGAGAACGTTGCGACCGTTCCGGGTATCGACGGACAGAAGATGTCCAAAAGCTACGGTAATACCATCCCCATTTTCTCCGAAGAGAAAGTGCAGTCGAAGATCATCAAAAAGATCGTGACCGAACCCGTTCCGATGGAAGAGCCCAAAGAATTTGAAAACTGCAACGTCTACAATATTGCCAAACTCTTCCTCGACTACGAAGAACGTCTTGCCCTTCAAAACCGTTACAAAGCGGGGGGAGAGGGGCATGGCCACTTCAAACTCTACGCCCATGACGTCATCTGGGAGTATTTCCGTCCTTACCGTGAACGAAGGGCCTATTATGAGGCCCATCAGGACGAAGTGCGCGATATACTGAAAATGGGAGCGGCCAAAGCGAGCGCGGTCGCCGCCGAAACGATCGAAAAAATCCGTAGCGTTACGGGTATCCGTTATTAAAAGGAAAAAGCAATGAAAAATTATATTATCAAGCAAATCGCCGACTCGGCGGCGACCAAACAGGCGATTTTGGAAAACGATGAGCTGGTGGAGCGTTTGGTTTCGGTGGCTCAGGCCTGCGTCGACGTGTATAAAAACGGCAAAAAGATTCTGATCGCGGGCAACGGCGGTTCGGCCGCCGACGCGCAGCATTTTGCCGCCGAACTCGTCGGACGTTACGGTTTCGACCGCCCCTCGCTCCCCTCGATTGCCCTGACGACGGACAGTTCTAACCTTACCGCGATCGGAAACGATTACGGCTACGAGTACGTTTTCTCCCGTCAGCTTGAAGGGTTGGCCCAGGAGGGGGACCTTTTTATCGGGATTTCGACGTCGGGGAATTCCCAAAACGTCATCAACGCATTTGAATCGGCCAAACAACGCGGCGTAACCACCGTGGCGCTGGTCGGACGCGACGGCGGAAAAATGGCCGCGATGGCCGACTTCGCGATCGTGATCCCCTCCAACGCGACGCCGCGTATCCAGGAATCGCACCTGCTGATCGAGCACATGATTTGCGACATTATCGAAAAAGAGATGTTCGGCGGCGGAGTAGCGTAAGTGGTCAAAGCCCTTTTCCTCGATCGTGACGGCGTCGTCAACGTCGAAAAGAACTACCTTCATAAAATCGAGGATTTCGAACTGCTCGAAGGGATCGTCGAGGTGTGCCGCGCGTACCAGCAAAAGGGGTACCGGATCATCATCGTCACGAACCAATCGGGTATTGCGCGCGGTTATTACACCGACGAAGATTTTCATCGTCTCAGCGAGTGGATGAAAGGGCATTTTGCTTCTATGGGGGTCGATATCACCGATATTTTTTATTGCCCCCATCACGAGGAGATCAGCGGCCATTGTGATTGCCGCAAGCCGAGTCCGGGGATGTTTCTTGACGCACAGCGCCGATACGGTATCGATATGGCCGCTTCGGTGATGATCGGCGACAACGAACGTGATATCACGGCGGCAAAACGGGCGGGGGTGGGGACGAATATCCTCCTCTCCGAAACGGCGGAAAAATCCGAAGCGGATCGAATCATCCGCTCACTCAGGGAATTGCTGTGATAGCGATCTACAATACCGGCGGAACGTTCAACAAGCGCTATGATCCTCTCAAAGGGGAACTTTTCGTACCGCACGACAACACCGCGATCGAAGCGGTTGTAGCTACTTTTGCCGAAGCTGTGGAGATCAAAGGGGCGATTTATAAAGATTCGCTGGAGATGGACGATGCGGACCGCTCGCTGTTGTGCGAGCGGATCGCTTCGGATCAGGCCGATCGGATCGTTGTGGTCCACGGGACCGATACGATGGATCAAAGCGCCTCGGCTGTCGCAACGCTGAAGCTGGACAAAACGGTCGTTTTTACCGGAGCCATGGTCCCTTTTTGGATCGATACGATCGAAGCGACGGCAAACCTGGCGATGGCACTGGGCTATGCCCGCAATGCCGAGGCGGGGGTCTACATCGTGATGCAGGGGGTCTGCGGAACGTACGATACGGTCGTGAAAAATCGGGAAGTGGGGAAATTCGAACATGTCTAAAGTCAAATGCGACCACTGTCACCTGGAGTTTGGCGACAACGTGATGATCCATGACGGCGAATACCGTTTTTGTTGCAAGGGATGCCAGGGGATTTTCCATCTTCTCAAGGACGAAGGGCTGGACAGCTTTTACGCCAAAATGGGGGATACGACCCTCTCCCCCCCCACCGAGCAGTTCGAAGCCAGCACCAATTTCGACACCCCCGCATTCGCCGAGCGTTTCATCACGCGGACCAAAGAGGGGTTCAGCCAGGTATCGCTGATCATCGAGGGGATCCACTGCGCCGCGTGCGTCTGGCTCAACGAAAAAGCGCTCCACAAAATGGACGGGGTTGTTGAAGCCCACATCAACTATACCAACAATAAAGCCCGCATCACCTGGGACGCGGGGAGCGTTAAGCTCTCCTCGATCATCGACATGATCCGGGCGATCGGGTACAACGCGTTCCCTTACGATGCGACGCTGCAGGAAGAGCGCGCCAACAAGGAGCGCAAAGACTATTATCTCCGGATGGCGGTCGCGACGTTTGCGACGATGAATATGATGTGGGTCGCAATCGCCCAGTATGCAGGCTATTTTACCGGGATTACCCAGGAGATCAAAACCATCCTCAACGTTGCCGAGTGGTTTCTCGCGACCCCCGTGCTCTTTTACAGCGGATGGGTTTTTTACCGCGGCGCCTACTACGGGCTCAAAAACAAAGCGGTCAACATGGACCTGCTCGTCGTGACCGGATCGAGCCTGGCGTATCTGTATTCCATTTATATCACCCTTACCGAAAGCGGGGAAGCCTATTTCGATTCAGTATCGATGATTATCACGTTTGTCTTGTTCGGGAAATTTCTCGAAGTGCTGAGCCGTAAAAACGCCGCCGATACCCTCGACGTCATCGGCAGGCATATCCCGCGCGAAGTAAGCGTCGTGGAGGGGGACAGCGTCCGGGAGGTGAACGTCAATGAGGTCAAAATCGGCGACTTGATCCGGATCCGCACGGGAGAAAAAGCGGCGATTGACGGCGAGGTGGTTCACGGTGAGGGGAATTTCGACGAGAGCAGCCTGACCGGCGAATCCGATCCCGTGTTCAAGCGTCCGGGCTCCTCGATTATCAGCGGGACGACGAGCATCGATGCCCTCTTGACCTACCGCGCGACAAAAGATTTTGCCCATTCGACCCTCTCAAACCTGGTCAATCTCCTCGAAAACGCGATGAGCAACAAGCCGCGGATCGAGCAGCTCGCCAACCGTCTCTCCCAGCACTTTTCGTCGACGATATTGTTCTTGGCGATCGCTACGTTCTGGAGCTGGTATTTCTGGCCCCATACGTTCGACCGCGCATTGATGGTAGGGATCTCGGTTATTATCATCGCCTGCCCGTGCGCACTGGCACTGGCAACGCCCGTTGCAACCCTGGTGGGGCTTTCTTTGGGAGCGAAACGGGGGATTCTGTTCAAATCGGCTTCGATGATCGAAACGATGGCCCACGCCGATACGGTGGTCCTGGATAAAACCGGAACGATTACCCAGGGACGTCCCGAAGTCGTTTACGCGACCGTGCATGAGAGTTTTGAACGGTCGCTGCTGTATGCGCTGGTTTCGGCGTCCAAGCATCCCATCAGCCGGGGGATCGCCGAATACCTCGAGAGGACCGAAACCCTCGGCGCACTTCCCGCATTCGAAGAGATCCGCGAGATCCCCGCACGCGGGATCGTCGCGCGCAGCGGCGGGATGATGGTTGCCGGCGGGAATGCGCTGCTCATGAGCGAAGCGGGGATCGAAATCGATTCGCACAGCGATAAGAGCCTCTTTTACTACGCGGTGAACAACCGCCTCGTCGCCGTGTTCGAACTGCGCGATCTCCCGAAAGAAAGAGCGGCCGAATCGGTCGAATCACTCAAAAAAGCGGGACTTCGGGTAATCATGCTCACCGGAGACCACGAAGCCTCGGCGCGTCGGGTTGCGGCCGAAGTGGGGATCGATGAGGTGTATGCCCATTTGACCCCGCAGGAAAAAGCCGATTTTATCGCCCGTGAGCATGCAACAGGACACGTCGTCGTGATGGCCGGGGACGGCGTCAACGACCTGCTCGCGCTGGCCAATGCCGATATCGGGATCGCGATGGGCAGCGGCAGCGACATCGCGATCGAGGTGAGCGACGTCGTACTGCTGAACGATTCGCTCGCATCATTGGCCGAAGCACACGCGATCAGCCGTCGCACCTACCGGCTGATCAAACAAAACCTCGGGATTTCACTGGTGTACAATTCGATCACCATCCCGCTTGCGATGGCAGGGTACGTGATTCCCCTGATCGCGGCGATTTCAATGTCGTTTAGCTCGCTGCTCGTCGTCGGGAACTCGATGCGGGTACGATGGCTCTACAAATAGGAGATATTCATGGACAGTTGGGTTATAGCAATGATGCTCGGAGCATCGCTGGTATTGGGTGCCGTTGCGTTGGGGGCTTTTTTGTGGGGCATCAAAAACGGTCAGTTCGACGATGAGAAAAAGATGATGAACCAGGTTCTTTACGACGATGAGGGAGAACTCAACGATGCGGCCAATCAGCAGCGCAAACGCGAGGAACTGCAAAAGAAAGAGTATCGTCCCGAATAAAGAGCGTTCGGATCAAATGGCGAAAAAAGGTCGGATTTTACAAAAGGGGAAAAGAGAAGAAAGACTCACCGCCGGAGGCGGCGAGAGCGGAATTATTTGATTCCTGCGATGTAAGAAGCAAGCGCTTTGATGTCAGCATCGGACATAGAAGCAACTTGACCTTTCATCAGGGCACCCATACCGTTTTTGTTCAGAGTACCGGCTTTGTAACCGTGAAGAGATTTTTCGATAGCGGCAGCAGACTGACCTTTAACGATCGCAGATTTACCCAGAGCGGCTTTCTCGAAAGAAGCACCGTGACAGGCAGCACATTTACCGGCAAGAGCTTTACCGTCAGCAGCCATCAAAGACACACCGGCGAACAACATTGCAAGAGCAATTTTTTTCATTTCATTTCTCCATAAAAAATTTGAGCGCTATTATATTCCTATGAATCTTAAATCACTCTAACTATTTAAGCTTTAATGTAGAGTTTGTTACAATATGACACTACCTGAATTCTCAAGGATAAAGTATGCGCTACAGCGACGTCGATTTGAACCGAAAAACAATTTTGATTAC encodes:
- a CDS encoding heavy metal translocating P-type ATPase; this translates as MSKVKCDHCHLEFGDNVMIHDGEYRFCCKGCQGIFHLLKDEGLDSFYAKMGDTTLSPPTEQFEASTNFDTPAFAERFITRTKEGFSQVSLIIEGIHCAACVWLNEKALHKMDGVVEAHINYTNNKARITWDAGSVKLSSIIDMIRAIGYNAFPYDATLQEERANKERKDYYLRMAVATFATMNMMWVAIAQYAGYFTGITQEIKTILNVAEWFLATPVLFYSGWVFYRGAYYGLKNKAVNMDLLVVTGSSLAYLYSIYITLTESGEAYFDSVSMIITFVLFGKFLEVLSRKNAADTLDVIGRHIPREVSVVEGDSVREVNVNEVKIGDLIRIRTGEKAAIDGEVVHGEGNFDESSLTGESDPVFKRPGSSIISGTTSIDALLTYRATKDFAHSTLSNLVNLLENAMSNKPRIEQLANRLSQHFSSTILFLAIATFWSWYFWPHTFDRALMVGISVIIIACPCALALATPVATLVGLSLGAKRGILFKSASMIETMAHADTVVLDKTGTITQGRPEVVYATVHESFERSLLYALVSASKHPISRGIAEYLERTETLGALPAFEEIREIPARGIVARSGGMMVAGGNALLMSEAGIEIDSHSDKSLFYYAVNNRLVAVFELRDLPKERAAESVESLKKAGLRVIMLTGDHEASARRVAAEVGIDEVYAHLTPQEKADFIAREHATGHVVVMAGDGVNDLLALANADIGIAMGSGSDIAIEVSDVVLLNDSLASLAEAHAISRRTYRLIKQNLGISLVYNSITIPLAMAGYVIPLIAAISMSFSSLLVVGNSMRVRWLYK
- the trpS gene encoding tryptophan--tRNA ligase; this encodes MRVLTGIQPSGDLHIGNYFGSIKPMVESQKDNEVFAFIANYHAMTSLGDGERLARLTMQAATDFLALGMDPQKSTFWVQSDVKEVLELYWVLSSFTPMGLLERAHSYKDKVAKGIASNHSLFSYPVLMAADILLFNSQVVPVGKDQIQHVEIARDIALKFNNEYGEIFVLPEFKVDENVATVPGIDGQKMSKSYGNTIPIFSEEKVQSKIIKKIVTEPVPMEEPKEFENCNVYNIAKLFLDYEERLALQNRYKAGGEGHGHFKLYAHDVIWEYFRPYRERRAYYEAHQDEVRDILKMGAAKASAVAAETIEKIRSVTGIRY
- the gmhA gene encoding D-sedoheptulose 7-phosphate isomerase, with protein sequence MKNYIIKQIADSAATKQAILENDELVERLVSVAQACVDVYKNGKKILIAGNGGSAADAQHFAAELVGRYGFDRPSLPSIALTTDSSNLTAIGNDYGYEYVFSRQLEGLAQEGDLFIGISTSGNSQNVINAFESAKQRGVTTVALVGRDGGKMAAMADFAIVIPSNATPRIQESHLLIEHMICDIIEKEMFGGGVA
- a CDS encoding c-type cytochrome; amino-acid sequence: MKKIALAMLFAGVSLMAADGKALAGKCAACHGASFEKAALGKSAIVKGQSAAAIEKSLHGYKAGTLNKNGMGALMKGQVASMSDADIKALASYIAGIK
- the ccoS gene encoding cbb3-type cytochrome oxidase assembly protein CcoS; this translates as MDSWVIAMMLGASLVLGAVALGAFLWGIKNGQFDDEKKMMNQVLYDDEGELNDAANQQRKREELQKKEYRPE
- a CDS encoding asparaginase domain-containing protein, giving the protein MIAIYNTGGTFNKRYDPLKGELFVPHDNTAIEAVVATFAEAVEIKGAIYKDSLEMDDADRSLLCERIASDQADRIVVVHGTDTMDQSASAVATLKLDKTVVFTGAMVPFWIDTIEATANLAMALGYARNAEAGVYIVMQGVCGTYDTVVKNREVGKFEHV
- the gmhB gene encoding D-glycero-beta-D-manno-heptose 1,7-bisphosphate 7-phosphatase, translated to MVKALFLDRDGVVNVEKNYLHKIEDFELLEGIVEVCRAYQQKGYRIIIVTNQSGIARGYYTDEDFHRLSEWMKGHFASMGVDITDIFYCPHHEEISGHCDCRKPSPGMFLDAQRRYGIDMAASVMIGDNERDITAAKRAGVGTNILLSETAEKSEADRIIRSLRELL